A region of the Armatimonadota bacterium genome:
GCATGCGGGGAACGAAGCGAGTGAGCACGTAGTCCAGCCCCGGGCCTCCGCCGTAGCTGACCCAGTAAGACGGACGGCCGAGATCGTTGCCCAGCAGGATCTGCCGGCCGTATCCGGCCTGGAGCATCTGCTTGAGCAGGGCGATGCGCGCAGCATCCGGACCGTACTTGGCCTTGCCGGCACAGTCGTATCCCAGGTATGCGCCGGCCCGCGCCGCCGAAGCGTGTACTTCGAAGTCCAGCAGCCGGTCCATGTGGCTCAGGCAGACTCTGTGCGGTGGCACGCCGTGCTGCCCGAGATATTCGATCTGCTCGGGCCCCATGGTCCCGGCTGTGGTGTGGGTGACCAGCGGCGCCCCCGTGTCCCGGTGCGCTGCCGCCGCCATGCGCAGCAGCTTGCGCCCGGCCTCGTCCATGAGGTTGTACTCGGTCCCCGCCTTGATCACCGCCGCGCGCACGCCGCTAGTGCCGATCCCCCGGGTCAGCTCGCGGACCATGCGCCGCACCGCCTCACCTTCGTCCAGCTCGTAGACCCACCGCCCCATGTACCAGGGGCGGTTGAACCCGGTCGTCACCAGCACGTGCACCTGCGGAGTGCGCTCGGCGATGCGCCGCAGTGCATCGATGTTGCGTCCGAAGTCCGCGGCGGTCATCTCTACCAGCGTCCGCCCGCCTGCGGCCGCCCAGCGGGCCAGCTCGGCGGCAGAGCGGGCCTCGTCATTCAGGGCAAAGTCGGGGTCGATCCGATGCAGCCAGGCGGGGGGCTCGACGTAGAGGTGCTCGTGGTAGTCCACCACCCCCAGGTCGTCGACGGCGACCTCGCCCAGAACGGTGGGGACAGTGCGTGCCACCCGGTGCCCTTCAACCCCTTCGGGCCACAGGTTCAGAGTAGCCGGCGTAGGGATGCGGAGGACCCGGCGTGTTTCCACGCAGCGGGCCCGGCCTGGAGATGGTGGCGCCCTCCGGAGCGTACCCGACCGCCGCCGAGATAGCCCGGGCGGTCTTCACCACCTGTGCGGCCAGGGGACTGTCTTCCAGCGGCCAGGGCATCCGCTCCGCAGGCCCCGCCACGCTGACCGCAGCGGCCACAGCACCCTCGTGGTTGAACACCGGGGCGGCGATACAGCGCACCGATACCTCCCGTTCCCCCCGATCGATCGCGTAGCCGCGCCGGCGGACGGACTCCAGCTCCTGCAGGAGGCGCTGCCTCCTGGTGATGGTGTGCGGCGTCTGGGCAACCAGCGGCACGGCGACCAGGTAGCGCCGGACCAGCTCAGCAGGGGAGAAGGCCAGCAGCGCCTTCCCCAGGGCGGTGCAGTAGGCCGGAAGCATGGCGCCGACGCGCGACTTCATGTAGGCCACGGG
Encoded here:
- a CDS encoding IclR family transcriptional regulator, yielding MRNQSAGARSQVKSLSRAICLLETLRESPEGSTLSTLCQRTSLPKGTAHRLLSTLVEHGFVEQDHHRYRIGVKAFVVGNAFLAHLDLRARALPHLVELRNRSGESVQLAVLENLQVVYIERVLSHSPVAYMKSRVGAMLPAYCTALGKALLAFSPAELVRRYLVAVPLVAQTPHTITRRQRLLQELESVRRRGYAIDRGEREVSVRCIAAPVFNHEGAVAAAVSVAGPAERMPWPLEDSPLAAQVVKTARAISAAVGYAPEGATISRPGPLRGNTPGPPHPYAGYSEPVARRG